From Acomys russatus chromosome 2, mAcoRus1.1, whole genome shotgun sequence, one genomic window encodes:
- the Lingo2 gene encoding leucine-rich repeat and immunoglobulin-like domain-containing nogo receptor-interacting protein 2 produces the protein MLHTAIPCWQPFLGLAVVLLFVGSTVACPARCECSAQNKSVSCHRRRLLAIPEGIPIETKILDLSKNRLKSVSPEEFISYPLLEEIDLSDNIITNVEPGAFNNLFNLRSLRLKGNRLKLVPLGVFTGLSNLTKLDISENKIVILLDYMFQDLHNLKSLEVGDNDLVYISHRAFSGLLSLEQLTLEKCNLTAVPTEALSHLRSLITLHLKHLNINNMPVYAFKRLFHLKHLEIDYWPLLDMMPANSLYGLNLTSLSITNTNLSTVPFLAFKHLVYLTHLNLSYNPISTIEAGMFSDLIRLQELHIVGAQLRTIEPHSFQGLRFLRVLNVSQNLLETLEENVFSSPRALEVLSINNNPLACDCRLLWLLQRQATLKFGGQQPMCAGPDTIRERSFKDFHSTALSFYFTCKKPKIREKKLQHLLVDEGQTVQLECNADGDPQPVISWVTPRRRFITTKSNGRATVLGDGTLEIRFAQDQDSGMYVCIASNAAGNDTFTASLTVKGFTSDRFLYANRTPMYMTDSNDTVSNGTNANTFSLDLKTILVSTAMGCFTFLGVVLFCFLLLFVWSRGKGKHKNSIDLEYVPRKNNGAVVEGEAAGPRRFNMKMI, from the coding sequence ATGCTTCACACGGCCATACCATGTTGGCAGCCGTTCCTGGGTCTGGCTGTGGTGTTACTCTTCGTGGGATCCACCGTGGCCTGTCCCGCTCGCtgtgagtgctccgcccagaacAAATCTGTTAGCTGCCACAGAAGACGCTTGCTCGCCATCCCAGAGGGCATTCCCATTGAGACCAAAATCTTGGACCTCAGCAAAAACCGGTTAAAAAGCGTCAGCCCCGAAGAATTCATATCATACCCTCTGTTGGAGGAGATAGACTTGAGTGACAATATTATCACCAATGTGGAGCCTGGGGCTTTTAACAACCTCTTTAACCTGCGTTCCCTCCGCCTGAAAGGCAATCGCCTTAAGCTGGTGCCCTTGGGAGTATTCACCGGACTGTCCAACCTCACCAAGCTTGACATCAGTGAGAATAAGATTGTCATTTTGCTGGACTACATGTTCCAGGATCTGCATAACCTGAAGTCTCTAGAAGTGGGGGACAATGATTTGGTTTACATATCACACAGGGCCTTCAGCGGACTACTTAGCTTGGAGCAGCTCACCCTGGAGAAGTGCAACTTGACGGCGGTACCGACAGAAGCCCTTTCCCACCTCCGCAGCCTCATCACCCTGCATCTGAAGCATCTTAATATCAACAATATGCCCGTGTATGCCTTTAAACGATTGTTCCACCTGAAACACCTAGAGATCGACTATTGGCCTTTGCTGGATATGATGCCGGCCAACAGCCTCTACGGTCTCAACCTCACATCCCTTTCCATTACTAACACCAACCTGTCCACTGTCCCTTTCCTTGCCTTTAAACATCTTGTATACCTGACCCACCTTAACCTCTCCTACAATCCCATCAGCACCATCGAGGCAGGCATGTTCTCTGACCTGATCCGCCTACAGGAGCTTCACATAGTCGGGGCCCAGCTTCGTACTATTGAACCTCACTCCTTCCAAGGGCTCCGCTTCCTCCGTGTGCTCAACGTATCTCAGAACCTGCTGGAAACATTGGAAGAGAATGTCTTCTCCTCCCCTAGGGCTTTGGAGGTcctgagcatcaacaacaaccCACTAGCCTGCGACTGCcgactcctctggctcctgcagcgACAGGCAACCCTGAAGTTTGGGGGCCAGCAGCCCATGTGCGCCGGACCAGACACCATCCGTGAGAGGTCATTTAAGGATTTCCATAGCActgctctttctttctattttacctGCAAAAAGCCCAAAATCCGTGAAAAGAAATTACAGCATCTCCTAGTGGATGAAGGGCAGACGGTCCAGCTGGAGTGCAACGCTgatggagacccacagccagtgATTTCCTGGGTGACACCCCGAAGGCGTTTTATCACCACCAAGTCCAACGGCAGGGCCACTGTGCTGGGTGATGGCACCTTGGAAATTCGTTTTGCCCAGGATCAGGACAGTGGGATGTATGTTTGCATCGCTAGCAATGCTGCTGGGAACGACACCttcacagcatctctcactgtGAAGGGATTCACCTCAGATCGCTTCCTTTACGCAAACAGGACCCCTATGTACATGACCGATTCCAACGACACGGTTTCCAACGGCACTAACGCCAACACTTTTTCCCTGGACCTTAAAACAATACTGGTATCTACAGCCATGGGCTGTTTCACATTCCTGGGAgtggtcttattttgttttctccttctctttgtgtGGAGCCGAGGAAAAGGCAAACACAAAAACAGCATTGACCTTGAGTATGTGCCCCGAAAAAACAATGGTGCTGTCGTGGAAGGGGAGGCGGCTGGGCCCAGGAGGTTCAACATGAAAATGATATAA